The Mauremys reevesii isolate NIE-2019 linkage group 1, ASM1616193v1, whole genome shotgun sequence genome segment GCTGAACATCACCACAAAGTTATTGCCCGATTCTCCTCCCGCAAGAGCTATACACTGAGGTACCTCAACTCTTTTCAGTGGACTTACTTCCAGTTTACACTGGTCCGAGAAGAGAATCAGGGCTGTGACTTCAGAAGGTATTTCCACAAAGGACTATAAGAGAGCTAAAATATTTAGGAATTAATACAAATTAAATTACGCACACTTTTTTCTGTTTAAGATGTTTTAATAAAGATTTGTATTTTCTCTCCTTCACACTGTACAACACAGTTCAATGTACATCAAGCTCAGATAAAAAATAAAGCTCTTACAAATTACATTTTTCCAGTGAATTTTTTTTGCAGTAAAAAATAGCTGCTACATAAATCCCTCTTGAGCTCTGAAAAAGGAGCCACATTTCCAAAAATAGaattcatattttaatcagatggGATAAACCAGAAAAAAAGGCTTCtatataaaattgtttttaaaaggacatGCATAGACGTGAAAAAACATGCACCATTTAtccatgttaatgtttttaagaGAAACAGGCCCTTTATGCTCCAGACTACATTAGTTTCTTGTAAAAATGCCAAAATGAACAAAGTTTGCCAGCTACAGTTATGGCAAAATATTCAACCAATACCCTCCATCTAAACTTTCATATTGCAGGCCTACAGTATAATCTACTAGGCACTTTACAGACTTCCTCAAACTGCAAAATGTTGTATGTCCTATTCAAACATGAAACAAAACGTTTACATTCTTCCTATTTCAAAATGCACATACAATTAGTTTAAATTACATTATACAATATCTGTTAAATAGGAACATTAAATATATACAAACTGACTTGAAATGGTGTGATTTTTTCCACTCTCccttgaaaggaaaaaaataattgctaCACCTAGTTTTGAAacataaaacaaaatgtttctgtACCTAACATGTTGTGTAATAAAATGTACAATACAAATTTGTGTCTGTCTCTGCTTTAAAATAAAGGTTacgtagttttttgtttttttttaaaatgcatatcaTGATGTAAGCAACGTGGTTGTTAAGTTTTGAGCTAGAATTCTGATGTATTATTGGTCACTCTCCAACCTTTGGTATTAAAAACAACCCATAATTATATGGCACTGTAAAAAGCCAAAACATTTAACCCTAGAGCATTTTCATGTCTTCAGGTTAGAGCTAGGCACTGTGCCATCTGCCACACTGCTCTAAAGAACTTGGTGCAGCAATACTTGAAGCCATTGCGTCTGATGAAATAAGGCCACTTCTTCCTTCAGCTTTCCCCGATTACAAAACCAGTTCAAGGTCCTTATTTCTTAACAGTTGCACCAATCTGAACAGTCAAGACCGACTGTAGATAGGTCCTAGTCACAGTTCAAAATCTTGCAATCTTTGCCAGTTTTGCACGATATTGCAGTGCTCAATCTTCTGTGTCTAGCTGCACTCCCAGCATGGCATGAAGTTCCTCTGCCGTGTACCCCAGCAGGTTCTGTAGGTCACATACAAACCGGTACACGTAGCGCTTCCCTGATGTCTTGTGGATGATGTTCTTGTCATAATAATAGCGCAGGCCTCGGCTTAGTTTCTCATAGTTCATTTTTGGCTTgtttttcctccttccccaccgtcGTGCCACCTTCAgccccaagggggggggggggagaagagggggagagagagaaagaaaggcaAAAACTAATTAAAGCATACTATCATAGTTAGCTGATGGTAAACTTATTTAGCAACCAAGTCATTCTGATGGTTCAAATGCCATAAAATCAGTGAGGATACTTGGATGAGTAAGAGCTGAAGccttcagtggtttgagcattggcctgctaaacccagggttgtgagttcaatccttgagggggccacttagggatctggggcacaatcagtacttggtcctgttagtgaaggcagggggctggactcaatgacctttcaaggtcccttccagttctaggaggtaggatatctccattaatttaaaacAATCTCTGAGTTATTGGCCGGACTTTGATTAAAAGGAATAAGACCTAGGGTCTATGAACATGACACCAATAGACAGTGGATAGGTGCATGAGGCACCTTGCCACAAAAGCTGTTAGTGCAAGAGAAGAGGTTAAGGTGAATTCTTCTCTCTCAAAGAACAACCACCTCCCATGTGAGAGAGTAGTGTAAAGTGAAAGTTGAATTATGTGAAGTCACTTAAGGCCATATCCAAAGCTCACTCAaggcaatgggagtcttttcattgacttctgtAGGCCCTGGATCAGGCCCATTAACTGCATCAGAAAGTGATTCCATCAATTAGAGGGTTGGAGTTTATTCTGTTAATGACTGCTGTAATAACTTGGAAATTAAAACTAGTCATTTGATGCATGTCTGAAAACAGACTTTTGAAGGCCTCAGTACTCTGTGCAGCTGCCATGTTTCTCTCAATTCCCAGAGGTTTTATCAATTAAGTTACTTTCTTTAAACAGTTAAGCAATGCTGTAAGTTAAACATAAACATAAAGGCAGCATGCACAGTAAGGCTATAATACACTAAACTTTTACATACACCTAGGTACTAGACTGATGCTCTTGAAGTCACCCAGACTGCACAGTAAAGCATTTACAGAGGCAGAGATGCCTGATCTTGTAAACACTTTGCCTTGAGGGGTGCCTTTCACTGATGGAGgatgtaggatcaggccctagctTTTTATTCAATCACAATTAGCCACATACCTCATCTGGGTCAGCAAGTTTAAACTCCCAGCCATCTCCAGTCCAGCTAATAAATGACTGACAGGATTTGTCTGTTAGTAACTCCAGAAGGAATTGCCACAGTTGTATAGGTCCACTGCCTGTAAAAACCAAGAAGAGCAAAATTATTAATCATAACTAAGGGATATAGTAAGACCCATACCATAATCCTAAGATTTAGCTGATATAATTTTAAGATGTTTAGCTGAGGCAAAGAACGACAACTGTTTCTTTAAACAGGAATCTGCTGAAGGATATTATAATGAACTTTGAATTAAAATAGTGGACAAAGTAGTTATTTGAACCAAGCTTTGCTTCTCCCCTCACTTCATTCCTTTCTGCTGGAAGGAATATTTAAAACCTTACAGTCCTAAACTAAAGTCCTTGCCCTGACGAAGCTTCCAGTGATGAGCATTTCGCCTGAGTAAGCACTCTAGGGATGAGTGCTTAGTGGGTGAGTCAGTGCTAGTGAACTCCTTGAACTCCTTGGTTTTGTctgagtttccctcctttttagaCAGAGGAGAGCTACCGAAAATAGAATGCATTCCAGGTTTTAATAGTCTAGATTTTTACTAGAACATTGCATTATTAGTGAAGAAGTCATTCATGAACAATGAGTAAGAGTGTACCTCTCAACCTCCCTTCATCAAAAATGGACATACACCCACACAAGGGATCAGAAACGTGAGAACAAGAGATACAGTGTGTGACATCACTTGCCTGTAAAGCCTGCTAGAATTGCTGCTGGTATAACTGGTTTCCCTTGCTCTACAGGATCACTTCTTTCTTGAATGTAATCTTTGAAAGACATTGTAGGTTTGTTCAGACATAGAGACTGGCTACAATCGTCTTCAAAACTTTCGTAAGAGGGCACACGTTGTACATCCACTAAAGATGATTGGCTGTTCCAGGACTGAAGTTGAGAATCTGTGCTTTCATAACTTTCTGTGCCGCTGTCACTGGATTCATGCTCTCTGGGCTTACCTAAAAAGTTAAATAATGGTTGTTATTCACTTTATTTTGTCTGTATAAACCATGTTAAGAAAAGAGTGCACAGAGCATAGAGCCTTAAACTAATAATTAGCAAATGGATAAGGTAAATCATACCAGAGTTATCTATCAGCAAGTTCAGATTGTTTGTGAAGTCGTGGGTCATGGAGCAGTAGTTCACATTGACTGTCTCTAACTGAGCTTTGGGGAACATGGAAAAGTCTTGATCTGGGCCAAGGAGATTTGGTCCTGCAGAAGTCTGACATAAGTCACTCAGGAGGCTGGCTTTGGGGTAGCTATGCATTTGCATACCATAAGAGACCTGTTCTGTATTAAAACCTAaagtgggaaggagagggagaaaaaaatgaatGGATTAGTTATTCACTACAGTCCTTCTCATAAATGTAATACCCTCAtgtaagcaaaacaaaaacaagtcaaCCCTTCCACTGCAACATAGACATACAGTTATGCcactaaaaaatattttttagctGAAAACCTGACTGGGTAGGAATGATAGGCTGTGTGTCTAATCCAAAGTCAGTGGAAGGACTCCTATTGACTGCACTAGGGTTTGAACGAGGTTCTGTATCACACAACCTGTATCTGGTGTATGATTCACAGATTGCCAGTTGTGCACAGAGCTCTCTGTGGTTTCCCAGAATGACAGAACACATGGGTAGGGGGCTAGGTAGTCCATAGCAGGATTCCTCTCTTGTTAATCTACTAATCAGTTAAGAGAAATGTGCTGAAAATACAACCTCATACATATAAGCAgtatatggggggaggggaagagagaaagatgTCAGGAGAGGGCCACTGGTCTGTGATCTCCCTCCCATCTGCCCTCCAAGGCGCCATATGGCATCCATCTTCCTTCTGCCAAAAAGGACTAAAATATGACTCCTGCTGGATCCCATCAGTGCTGCTTTTAGATTCAGCCTGGTAGTTGTAATGGCCAGTTTGTACTAAACACTTGATTTTTGGCAATTCATGTACCAAAAACAAAAATTTGGGATTTCATAAATTTTCTGCACAAATTAAGACTTTTGATTAACCACAGTTTTCACATAGTCTTCTTTCCTCCTGGTTTCACTGACTCCAAGGATTTGCCTCAAGAAAATATCTAGTCTGATTATTTTCAGTGTTCAAACCAACTTGCAGAATTACAGTGTGTGATATCCCATGCAGCATAAAGCCAAAGAAGTGATTTTAAACGTCAACCAAATCAGGATACCTACTTAATGAGTTGTTATTGACCCAGTGCGGGACTGAGGTAAGATGAGAGTTTTCAACATATTGGTCCTGTCTCTTCTCTTGACTATCTGAAAACAGAACAAATATTCTTTTTACACATCTGACCAGGACATTATGGGGAACTTCAAAGTGATGGGAGGTATTTCTGACAGTTACATGAAGTTAGTCACCTGACATCAAACTTTCAAAGAAATAACTGCTAGTAGGGAAAATGTCATGCCAATGGAATTATAATATTTAATTTGTCTAAAAATCTGcaataaggctctgatcctgcaaacacttcagcAATTGCTTAACTTCATGCACATCAAGGGAATTATATGTGTACTTAAAAGTTTATAGGATCTGGGCATTAGATAAGTGTTTTACACACAGGACTAGAACAGTGAAGAGACAAAAAGCAAAACCACCAAAATCCAGCTAGACAAAAGAACACTCAACTTCCAAAGTTTGTTTgacaaatatttaaatgaaagGCAGCTTATGGTAAcaatgggaaaagaaaaaaataaaacaaaacgttTTCCCTTATTTTTCCAATAGTTATTTTAGCGCTCATCTTGTCAGATGATATGGGTGGGCAGATCTCTGCATCCATGTGAAGCCTCTCGACAAAATTTGTCCTCATCCCTCTTTTGTCTCAATGAAAGCACCCTCAAGTCTCTGTCATTCCTACGTTCATTCACTGACTTATTCCAAAACACTGGTAAAAATCACTAGTAACATGAATTCACCTAATCtgatttttgtttagattttttttcgtATTTGAATTATATATTGcatccctatatatatatattatatatcctAAACCCATGTATATGAATGACCATTCCGTATAAAACTGCTGCTGAGACAACTGCACAGTCTGGCAGTGATTGACAAACTAGTGACAACTGATGATTGCTTTTACGCTCTccagaaaatgattttttttttaaagatacctTTGATAATgtttaaagattttaaaattctgaGTTTTTTAGGCAATTACAAAACCACAACTTGGTGAAATACATCACAGTTGTGTTTGACAGGGTTGCTTTGCTAGGATCACAGAGCAGGAGTCCTTTTTGGCTATCTAGTTACCTTTTATCATCTGTTCCAGGTGTTCCCACAGAATGTCGCCTACATAATCCGGAGCTAGCTCCAAGAAACGTTCCTTGCCCAGGTTGCACAAATCTTGGCCATTCATGACAAACTGATGAAAGTTCACATTTGCCAAACTAAACTCCCTGGTAGCCCAGAAAAGCCACTGGCAAACCTGCTGTTCAGTCCACAGCCAAGGATCTGCAAATGGGGAgtgggagaagagaagaaaaagaacataacatttagaggcaactcttaatatttacattcataagacCCTAAAATAAGTTTAGTTAAAAAAGATATTGAGAGTGAGGgctcatgtttaaaaaaatcatctagGATATCTATTCTGAAGCTCAAATATCAACGATTTattcttaattttaaattaatgctCTAATTTTTCCTTCTATGTTCTTTTAATCAGTGGATGAACTCAGTTTACCTTCTCTTCTCTTATGTTGCCATCTAACCAATCAGCGTAATTTTTGCACTAGAAAGGCTATAAAAAGAAAGCACTTACTATTCGGGATACCCAGCCGACACTGTTCCTTTGCGAAGCCACTGAAAGTAGCTTTTAAGGCCTGACTCATCACAGCCTTACTGCATGGGGTTAAGAGGGGCAATTCACAGCTGTTTGACTCTAAAAGaatgaaggggggagagggggaaaaagagaaacATTAGCATTTAGGCTAATGAACCAGACCGacaatggagaatccactatgttacttaaagaacaagcaaaagaGGCTTCCAACTATAAAATGGGACCAAATATGGCAAGCCTTATCTGTATGTAATAGGTTAGTTCTATGCCAGCGTTTAAGATTTTGTTGCAGCTAATGATGCAGACTCAGATTGACTCTGGTTGTACGAAATATGCCTGTGTTATGTAGAGTCAATTATCTTTATTAGAAAATAAGAAGACTGCTTCGTCTTCTTTTCCTCCTCTATAATTTGAGAGCCAAGTGATCTCTTGTTAACTCCAGATCCCCTGCACTGAGCTTGAGAACTAAGTAACGGGCAGGGTAGTAGTGATGAGTAGGCTTGTGGGTACATTTACCACTGCACTAGATTGAATGTCAGACCCACTCATGCATAAATCAGTCAATTGAATTTGTGGTGTTGTCATGCCTTATTCAATGGTTAGACTGTAAAATGTTTTTGGTCACAAGCTAGTTCCCAATGTCAAATTTATGTAACTGGCTGATGATCGTGGTACTGAATTTTATGCAGCCATAAATTGTTATAAATTCATAATCTAGATAATCAACTCCTTAGTTAATGCTGCAACCACTTCCATTCAAAGGAATAATTTAGCCTCCCATCCTATCTTATTTATTAGAAAGATTTGGCATGAAAATGTCCAGACCTCTTCTGGAAGTAAAGAGCATTTTCAAGaaaagtttgaagaaaattggtCAAATTGTTTTTGCATTAtgtgtcattaaaaaaaagttaactggATTTGATATTCTGACTGGTGTCTAACATTTCCTCAGGTTCCCTCTAGCTTGGAACTAGCTTGTCACTACCTCTTCAAACTTTCAACTTTCCACAGATCTCTTTGAAAACGAGCGCACAGATGGTGGTTGACAAAGTTAGGTTGCACTCATGTTATTAATAATTGCTACATCTAATAATGTTAGTGTCACAGGGAGAGTGTGCATACGTGTGTGATAAGCTGTCAGGCTTTAGGACTATGCATGAAGCTGCAAAGCTAATCTAGCTATCTATGGCCTACAATGAGCTTCACATGAGCAAGCAGGTGAACCTCTGAACACATGTGGAGCTCACTGCAAGGTTGAATAAAAACTTGGGTGAAACACCCATCACCACTGTATCTGAGTAGCTTGGGAATAAGCCAGTCAGAGAGATCTGAGGTGAGGGCAAATGGAGAACTTTTAGTGAGTCCAGTCCTGCTACAAGGATTTCAATGTACTACTTATGCAAAGTTTCTAAAGCTGCAAAAAAACCCTTAGGGAAATGGGGACCAAGGACCTTGCAGAGTTCTACATTTATACAAGTTCAGCAGGACTAAATAGAGTTCTAATATTCTGTCTTGacccattttaaaaatacaccaaCTTGAGTTATAGAAATGAACAAGTAAAGGTAGGTAAAGATTATTAGTAATGTTAGTCTTAACAGAAACACATATCCAAAGACCTCTTTAATTCTGCTCCAGTATGCCTAACTGGCCTTCTACAGACCACACCCTACTTCAGTGTAGGTTTCCAGTATGGGAAGTTCTATTGCTAGCTTACaactactcatgtgaataaaCTTAAGAATGTATGTAAATGTCTGCAGGACTGAAGCCTTAAACTAATATTAAAAAAAGTCTTCTCTATTATTAAAGACTTATTGTTGCGGATTGTAGGTAACAGTGACAGGAACCTAGTTAGAGATCCCAGCACTTTCTATTTTGACTGATGTGGCTGATCAAactaaaaaacacaaacaaaccatATTTACCATAAGAAATTGAATCAAACCCTGTTGGTACTTCTTGAAGGGTTTGATCTTCATTTAATGAGGGAAAATATCCTGCAAACAAAGAGCTTGTGACATCAAAGACGTCAAATGCAGGTTGATGCTGAAAAACAGTTGAAGAAAAAGAATATTCAGTGTCAGTATTCTGCTAGAGCACTGCTAACAGCAACTGCAAAGAGGACGGGTTAAGTTAGTATCTGGAGATAATGTACATACAATCTAATCATTAATAATGTAATGTTAAGGATTGTATAGTTAAAATAAAGTTAAGGTTCCAACAGCAGTTGTAACTTTCCTGTGTGGCACATTCTGTATGTCCTATGCTAACCTTTTTAGCAGCATGAACAGTGGAATACTAAGCTACACATTATACAAAATAAGCTAATGCTATATTTAACTAATGTTTATGTTTCCTGTCCTTCTGTGCCAGACCCACAGATAGTGTAAATCAGAATAGATCACTGACTTAATTGGAGCCAAGATGGTTTGCATaagatgaggatctggccttctGATTTTTGACTGTGCAACTCTGATACACTAAAATGCCAAAGGGCTGTGTTTAATCTTTTCAAAGACAATGCTGCCTGTATTAAATTGTTAGAAGTTCAATCACCCCAATTAGGCTTTTATGCTTCTACCTCCATAGAGGTGAGCGGATCAAATTCCCAGATGAGCGGTTATTGACTGGAGGCAGCGTTCTGCAAGACTGTGTTCGAAAAGCAGGCTGCTTTACAGTGTGACAGCTGCATCTTTAATTCAAAGATACTAGACTATTTTAAACTTGAGGAGATACAATGAAAACTGCAAACTTTAGCTATAGTAGGCACAACTAGCAGTTATTTTAACCTTTTCTGTAACTGAAGTATTATTCTAACAGGTGTGCATCTAAATTTTAACTGATTGCTAAATTGTAAAGAGAGATTAGTATCATTTTTAGCCTTGTAATAGACTGCTAATGATAATTAGCACTTAAAAGAAGTCATTATTATACTAGAAGGACTAGTGAATTATAACAAAATAATTGCCAATGTGAAGATGCAAGTAGGTTTACTTACATTTTTGGAAATATTTAATCTGAACCACATTACTTAAGGTTGTAAAATTGCTTTACATGATTTATTTTCTTGGGTTTATTTTATTCTATGGTTTAGGTTACCTGATTGTACCAACTACTGCATTTCACAAAAAGCAGCTTGTTAATCCTCAGCAGTCTCTAACGAGTCTTTGCTAGTTTAAACAAATGAACAAGAATAAGTAGGACTGGCTATAATAGAATGTTTGAGGGGAAAAAGGAGAGTGATTTCTGATGAGCTAATAGTCACTTTTATTAAAGATCATAAATATTTGTAGAAAATCTTGTCTATCATTCAAACTCTGAAGTGCTCTAGTTGAGAGGTGCTGTGTAAATGGAAAGTTATTACTGAATCTCCCAGGCCACATGCACTCCTTCTTAGTAAATATGTTTAAGAGTTACAAGCTTTTTCTACAAAAGTGAGCTGAATAAGTTTATAATTAACATGCCAACTAGTCATGAAAAAGACTTGTAGCAACAGGTAGAGGCTATCACTAGAAATTCCCAttgatgagatttaaaaaaaaacaaaaaatccccaaaacacCACAAACCCAAACCTGTGGGCACAGTATTTGGAAAGCTACAGAACACAGCAGTGATACCCATATGAGAGCATCTGCAGTAAAGAGGAGCCAGAGACTAAGGAAACACATACAATATCTGTTGATAGTTCCTATTTGCTTAGGCATCCACTTAAATGTTAAagtcaaggtacaaatttctgtTGAGAATAAGCTAATGCACCTCAGCATAACACAGATTTGCTCTCAACTGACTGTACTAACTTAAATTGTTTTTGCAGAATAGCATATTAAGTATCTGCTCTTTCCCTGAATCCACCATGGTTCCTTTCTGGAATTTACAGCTTCTCTATTTTGGTATATGgtgctatttttgttttgtaaactGGCAGGGCAGAAATTCAAGAAAGACACTTTGGTTTGCATGTAGTATTGAGGCTGGTTTTTATAAAAAGTTGCTATACATTTCAGTATGTAATTCATGGCAGCCTATCATCCACAGAAGGAAGAGGCTGGCATGAAGAAAAATCTAGAAGTCTTCCTTCTAATGGCTAATTTAGTTCCAAAAATACACTGAGCTGACCAGTAGAGTTAAAGTAATATTGTTCATACTAATTAAGATTGTTCATGTACATATGATAGCAATAAGAAAAGTCAGAGTAAAGAGACTTGAAAGATTTGTTATGTGTGAAATAGTTAATAAAACCAGCTGGTCTGCTACTAAAATGCTTTAAATGTTAATAGATAATAGCTCTGATTCACCATTTGTATCTAGAGAAAAGGCCAAGTTCTTTCAACATCATCTGGAAACTCCTGTATTGTGTGTAAATAAAGTGACCCTTACAGTGACTCACTGGAAAAAAGCAGTAGTATATGAATGAGAAGAAAGCATAGCgtaccccagggccgcccagaggattccggggtcttcggcggcggggggcccttccgttctgggacccgccgccgaagtgccccgaagacccgcggcgggggcccccccccgctgccgaattaccgccaaagcaggacccgccgaagtgcagcccggtcttcggcggtaattcggccgcggggggggggcccccgccgccgaattatcgccgaagaccaagctgaacttcggcggcgggtcccgctccgtcttcgccggtaattcgccagcggggggtccttccgccccggagcggaaggaccccccgccggcgaagaccgggagcgaagaagctcctgcgcccggccgcacaagagttttccgggccccacggagcgagtgagggacctcgctccagggcccccgaaaaactctcatgggggcccctgtggggctcggggcaaattgcccctcttccccccccccccgggcggccctgctgtaCCCTAGTCTCATTTCAGAAATGAGAAATGTATTAGTTAATGTTGAACATTGCTCTGAACAGGTAATAAAACCCCATATGGGATCAATCCTGCTCACCTTACTCAGTGTAAAAAGAGGCAAGCAAGCACTATATGGTTTCATGGCAGTTATGTATAAATTTAGTAATACAGTACAAAACTTGAAGCAAATCCAAAAGAATTGGAAACAACTATGCAGTGGTGGAATAGAGAGTCTTAAAGGTTGACATAAGATTGCGACAAATTTTAATCTATCTCCAATTTCCTTTGTGCCTGGCATAATTCCTGCATGGGAGAGCACTCAATTCACAAATTTCACATAAAGCTTTGGTTGGTtagcaaaacaaattttataagcaagttgaagaagaaaaaaaaaccaaaacatttgcaACTGACTTTAAATGAGACTGTGATATCATCTCTGAAACACGGGCATTTCTCATAGCTTTCTAGTTTAACAGGTCTTTATTCAATTTGCCTTGATCACCACAATACAAGTGACCAATGCTGGCTAAAGACCTTTCATGAATAAATTACAAAGAAATAATTAGTTACATGAATGCCCTTGCAGTTACAAAAATGAAatcttttaaattctgttttttcTAACCCGTCCTTGGTCTGTAAGTATTTTTCAAAGCAAGTAAAGACATCTGAACAACTGTTTCTTACAAATAAGACTGaatagctttcatgccttttacTCTAGATTTTCATTTGGTAGATTTGCACATAACCACAGAGAACTTAATTTTCCTGATATTAGACTAATGCTTTTATATACATCAGTCCTATTAAAAAACACTGACAGCCTTGCATGAAGTTGAATATAGAAAGACCACATCTAGGACCCAATTCTTCTGCCCATACCTACACAATTCTGATTGAATTCAATGGATTGGAAATCAGAATCTGACTTTTCATCTTGCTTGACAATCTTTAGGATGAGTTTGTCAAATgtatatttttctgtttaaacaGAGTGCTTTAAATGGCTAGGTATAAAGTGCTTGCTCCTTATCTTATAGAAGTAAGTGTCAACAAGAAGGAACCCAAATGTAATTAGCGTAGTCTCTCATCAGTGTGCATATGTATGTCTCTCACTAACATGAGAAATGTGTGCATGGAGTGGGAGATTAGGCCACTTGTTTTTAGCATCTCTCCTAGGAAAACTCACCTTGAGCATTCCTCTGTAGATGTTAGATACAGGAGCTACCTGATCCATGTTCTTGATTCCAACGTCACTCATCTGAAATGAAAACAATGTATGAAAAACTTGTTCTTGCAGAAGGTAAGAGTCCATTAAAAGAAGCACCTTATCTACTCTATTGTAGAACATAAACTTGTAATACAACAAAATGCTTCTTTCAGAGAATCCTCTGACAAGGCAATAATATGAAAGCTTTCATCTTGAGTACTATGTCCTCAACACTGGGACTGATTTACACATTTTGAATTGGGTGAACTCCATCAAAATCATTAACGTTAGAATGGTGTGAGACATGTATATGTGAGAAGGATCAAGCTCTTAGTATACAAGATGAAAGACTTCCTAGTGCCTAAGTTTGCTGAATTTAAGTTTACAAGCCTATAGAAATTCTTTGCTTGCCAAGTATTTATTGCTTATCCATAGGTATCTTCAAGTTTTGGTCCCACTGCTGTAAGTGTTCATGTTTTGACTTTTTGAATTTTGACTTTGTTTACTGGATTTTTACTAACCACCCATAAAGGACTTACAACTTTCCCTTTCCAACTAGGAGTGTGGGGCTGCGTGTAAGATTTAGTGAGTCCTCTTTGTTTGCACTCAAAATATTTTGGAACTAAATCTTAGACATATGAATTTCGGGACAATCCAGAGTACACACAATCAAGTACTGAATACAGGTTGTTTATAATGTGAATTATTAGCCTGAGAAAAATGTAGCTTCTGATAGATGGATACAAGTTTCAGTTATTTACTCTTTGACAATCCGTTAAACAAACAGTATTTGGAGACTAAGCAAAATAAGCAACAACCCATTATAAGCAAATGTAATTTCACAACACTATAGGGTTCG includes the following:
- the ETS2 gene encoding protein C-ets-2; the protein is MSDVGIKNMDQVAPVSNIYRGMLKHQPAFDVFDVTSSLFAGYFPSLNEDQTLQEVPTGFDSISYESNSCELPLLTPCSKAVMSQALKATFSGFAKEQCRLGIPNNPWLWTEQQVCQWLFWATREFSLANVNFHQFVMNGQDLCNLGKERFLELAPDYVGDILWEHLEQMIKDSQEKRQDQYVENSHLTSVPHWVNNNSLSFNTEQVSYGMQMHSYPKASLLSDLCQTSAGPNLLGPDQDFSMFPKAQLETVNVNYCSMTHDFTNNLNLLIDNSGKPREHESSDSGTESYESTDSQLQSWNSQSSLVDVQRVPSYESFEDDCSQSLCLNKPTMSFKDYIQERSDPVEQGKPVIPAAILAGFTGSGPIQLWQFLLELLTDKSCQSFISWTGDGWEFKLADPDEVARRWGRRKNKPKMNYEKLSRGLRYYYDKNIIHKTSGKRYVYRFVCDLQNLLGYTAEELHAMLGVQLDTED